One window of Saccharomyces kudriavzevii IFO 1802 strain IFO1802 genome assembly, chromosome: 10 genomic DNA carries:
- the CPA2 gene encoding carbamoyl-phosphate synthase (glutamine-hydrolyzing) CPA2 (similar to Saccharomyces cerevisiae CPA2 (YJR109C); ancestral locus Anc_7.494) has product MTSIYTSTEPTTSAFTTEEYKPQLVEGVNSVLVIGSGGLSIGQAGEFDYSGSQAIKALKEDDKFTILINPNIATNQTSHSLADKIYYLPVTPEYITYIIELERPDAILLTFGGQTGLNCGVALDQSGVLAKYNVKVLGTPIKTLITSEDRDLFASALREIDIPIAESFACETVDEALDAAERVKYPVIVRSAYALGGLGSGFANNASEMKELTAQSLSLAPQILVEKSLKGWKEVEYEVVRDRVGNCITVCNMENFDPLGVHTGDSIVFAPSQTLSDEEFHMLRSAAIKIIRHLGVIGECNVQYALQPNGLDYRVIEVNARLSRSSALASKATGYPLAYTAAKIGLGYTLPELPNPITKTTVANFEPSLDYIVAKIPKWDLSKFQYVDRSIGSSMKSVGEVMAIGRNYEEAFQKALRQVDPSVLGFQGSAEFGDGLDEALRTPTDRRVLAIGQALIHENYTVERVNELSNIDKWFLYKCMNIVNIYKELGLVESLSHLNKDLLQRAKKLGFSDQQIAVTINKHSSANISELEVRSLRKKSGIIPFVKRIDTLAAEFPAQTNYLYTTYNATKNDVEFNENGMLVLGSGVYRIGSSVEFDWCAVNTAKTLRAQGKKTIMINYNPETVSTDFDEVDRLYFEELSYERVMDIYEMEQAEGCVISVGGQLPQNIALKLYDNGCNILGTNPNDIDRAENRHKFSSILDSINVDQPEWSELTSVEEANLFASKVNYPVLIRPSYVLSGAAMSVVNNEKELKTKLTLASDVSPDHPVVMSKFIEGAQEIDVDAVAYDGTVLVHAISEHVENAGVHSGDASLILPPQHLSEHVKISLKDIADKVAKAWKITGPFNMQIIKDGEHVLKVIECNIRASRSFPFVSKVLGVNFIEIAVKAFLGGDIVPKPVDLMLNKKYDYVATKVPQFSFTRLAGADPFLGVEMASTGEVASFGKDLIESYWTAIQSTMNFHVPLPPSGILFGGDLSKEYLGQVASIVATIGYRIYTTNEAAKSYLQKHIKEKDLQVSLIEFPKNDKRKLRELFQKYDIKAVFNLASKRAESTDDVDYIMRRNAIDFAIPLFNEPQTALLFAKCLKAKIAEKIKILESHDVIVPPEVRSWDEFLGFKAY; this is encoded by the coding sequence GATCTACTACTTGCCCGTCACACCAGAATACATCACATATATCATCGAACTTGAAAGGCCAGACGCCATACTTTTGACCTTCGGTGGTCAAACGGGGCTAAACTGCGGTGTAGCTCTGGACCAATCTGGAGTTTTGGCCAAATATAACGTCAAAGTTTTGGGTACCCCCATCAAGACTTTGATCACTTCTGAAGATAGAGACCTTTTCGCATCTGCATTGAGGGAAATCGATATCCCGATTGCGGAATCCTTTGCTTGTGAAACTGTAGATGAAGCCTTGGATGCTGCTGAAAGAGTCAAATACCCTGTTATTGTCAGATCGGCATATGCCCTGGGAGGGTTGGGCTCGGGTTTTGCTAACAATGCTAGTGAAATGAAGGAGCTTACTGCGCAATCCTTATCTCTGGCCCCACAAATTCtcgttgaaaaatctttgaaaggcTGGAAAGAAGTGGAGTATGAAGTTGTTAGGGATAGGGTCGGTAATTGTATCACAGTATGTAACATGGAAAACTTTGACCCACTGGGTGTTCACACCGGTGATTCTATAGTTTTCGCTCCATCGCAAACTTTatcagatgaagaatttcatATGTTGAGATCTGCGGccatcaaaatcattagGCACCTGGGGGTTATTGGTGAATGTAATGTCCAATATGCCTTGCAGCCTAATGGGTTAGATTATAGAGTTATTGAAGTGAATGCCCGTCTCTCTCGTTCCTCTGCGTTGGCCTCTAAAGCTACCGGTTATCCCCTAGCATATACAGCCGCTAAAATTGGCTTAGGATACACCTTGCCAGAATTGCCCAACCCAATTACAAAGACTACCGTGGCTAATTTTGAGCCATCTTTAGACTATATTGTGGCCAAAATTCCCAAATGGGATCTTTCCAAGTTTCAATATGTGGACAGGTCCATTGGTTCCTCCATGAAATCAGTCGGTGAAGTTATGGCCATCGGCAGAAACTATGAAGAGGCCTTCCAAAAGGCATTGAGACAAGTGGATCCATCAGTATTAGGTTTCCAAGGTTCTGCGGAATTTGGCGATGGACTTGATGAAGCCTTGAGAACTCCAACGGATAGAAGAGTCCTCGCCATCGGTCAAGCCTTAATCCATGAAAATTATACTGTCGAGAGAGTTAACGAACTGAGTAACATTGACAAATGGTTTCTCTACAAGTGTATGAATATTGTTAACATTTATAAAGAGCTTGGATTAGTTGAGTCCTTGAGTCATTTGAACAAGGACCTTTTGCAGAGAGCTAAGAAATTAGGATTTTCCGATCAACAAATTGCAGTTACTATTAACAAGCACTCTTCCGCGAATATTAGCGAATTGGAAGTTAGAAGTTTGAGGAAGAAATCAGGAATTATCCCATTTGTTAAGAGAATTGATACTCTGGCGGCAGAATTTCCAGCACAGACTAACTATTTGTACACCACATACAACGCTACTAAGAACGATGTGGAGTTTAATGAAAACGGCATGCTTGTTCTAGGTTCAGGTGTCTATCGTATTGGTTCGTCAGTGGAATTTGATTGGTGTGCTGTGAACACCGCCAAAACCTTAAGAGCTCAAGGTAAGAAAACTATCATGATAAATTATAACCCAGAAACTGTCTCGACAGATTTCGATGAAGTTGATAGATTAtactttgaagaattatcGTATGAAAGAGTAATGGACATTTACGAAATGGAGCAAGCCGAGGGCTGTGTCATTTCTGTCGGTGGACAATTGCCTCAAAACATTGCTTTGAAGCTCTACGATAACGGCTGCAATATATTGGGTACTAATCCAAATGATATTGATAGAGCTGAAAACAGGcacaaattttcttcaattttggaTTCCATTAATGTCGACCAGCCTGAATGGAGTGAGCTAACATCCGTTGAAGAGGCCAACTTATTCGCATCTAAAGTTAACTATCCTGTATTGATTCGTCCATCCTATGTTCTTTCTGGTGCGGCAATGAGTGTTGTTAACAACGAAAAGGAACTTAAGACCAAGTTGACTTTGGCGTCTGATGTTTCCCCTGACCATCCAGTCGTCATGTCTaaattcattgaaggtGCCCAAGAAATAGATGTTGACGCAGTTGCTTATGATGGTACCGTCCTGGTACATGCAATTTCTGAGCATGTGGAGAATGCAGGCGTCCATTCTGGTGATGCTTCATTGATCTTACCGCCACAACATCTCTCTGAGCATGTGAAGATATCCTTAAAGGATATCGCTGATAAGGTCGCCAAAGCTTGGAAAATCACTGGTCCTTTTAATATGcaaatcatcaaagatGGAGAACACGTGTTGAAAGTAATTGAATGTAATATCAGGGCTTCTAGATCTTTCCCATTCGTTTCTAAAGTTCTAGGCGttaatttcattgaaattgcTGTAAAGGCGTTCTTGGGCGGCGATATTGTACCAAAACCAGTTGATTTAATGCTCAACAAGAAGTATGATTATGTTGCTACTAAAGTTCCTCAATTCTCTTTTACGAGATTAGCTGGTGCTGATCCTTTCTTGGGGGTTGAAATGGCATCTACTGGTGAAGTTGCATCATTTGGTAAAGATTTAATTGAAAGCTACTGGACTGCTATCCAAAGTACGATGAACTTCCATGTACCTTTGCCTCCAAGTGGTATTCTATTTGGTGGTGATTTATCTAAGGAATATTTGGGCCAAGTGGCTTCTATAGTGGCCACTATCGGTTACAGAATTTATACTACCAATGAAGCGGCCAAAAGTTATCTACAGAAACACATCAAAGAGAAGGATCTGCAGGTATCTTTGATCGAATTCCCAAAGAATGACAAGAGAAAATTGCGAGAGCTTTTCCAGAAATACGATATTAAagctgttttcaatttagcTTCTAAGAGAGCAGAAAGCACTGATGATGTTGATTATATTATGAGGAGAAATGCTATTGATTTTGCCATTCCATTATTCAATGAACCTCAGACTGCCTTATTATTTGCCAAGTGTTTGAAAGCGAAAATTGCGGAAAAGatcaaaattttagaaTCTCATGACGTTATAGTCCCACCAGAAGTTCGTTCGTGGGACGAATTTCTTGGCTTCAAAGCATATTGA